In Lacibacter sp. H375, one DNA window encodes the following:
- a CDS encoding efflux RND transporter periplasmic adaptor subunit, with amino-acid sequence MKHKLFYIISSFLLMLAIACNNNDPHANHKQEVVKDMYTCPMPQDSVFSDKPGTCPKCGMDLVKMQQPASNHQQDHAATYTCPMPQDSVFSDKPGTCPKCGMELVKMEQPEQHDHENAAAEYTCPMHPDVIKDKPGSCPICGMDLVKKETGGSASTEIGLDALLKPTNEFVVSSIPVTTIEKKEEHINIEALGTIAYDTREVGTISARVSGRIEKLYVRHRYQKISKGQRIMDIYSPEILTAQQNLLFLLKNDPENKSFIEAAKQKLLLLGMSSQQLQQVIQTKKSSFTISVYSNYSGHIHESARASMNTAPEKMKDISQLTEELSLKEGMYINKGQSVFIVYNPTQAWALLNIFSDNQGLVKKGNSVHVIPETAPNKGFRASIDFIEPFYRKESKTLTARVYFNNSSLKIPIGSQVRAVINGNSKDAYWLPKEAVLSLGLDKVVFHKVDGGFKAHKVNTGILHEQHIQIISGLTATDSVAVNAQYLMDSESFIKVKQQ; translated from the coding sequence ATGAAGCATAAACTATTTTATATAATCTCATCATTTCTGTTGATGCTGGCAATAGCCTGTAACAACAATGATCCGCATGCAAACCACAAGCAGGAAGTTGTAAAAGACATGTACACCTGCCCAATGCCACAGGATTCGGTGTTCAGCGATAAGCCCGGCACTTGCCCAAAATGTGGAATGGACCTGGTTAAGATGCAACAACCTGCATCAAATCATCAGCAAGATCATGCAGCAACATATACCTGCCCGATGCCACAGGATTCAGTGTTTAGTGATAAGCCGGGCACTTGTCCGAAATGCGGAATGGAATTGGTGAAGATGGAACAACCTGAACAGCATGATCATGAAAATGCAGCAGCAGAATATACCTGTCCCATGCATCCTGATGTGATCAAAGATAAACCCGGCTCCTGCCCCATTTGTGGAATGGATTTAGTAAAAAAAGAAACCGGCGGCAGTGCATCAACTGAAATTGGATTGGATGCATTGCTCAAACCAACCAATGAGTTTGTGGTGTCATCCATTCCTGTTACAACTATTGAAAAGAAAGAAGAGCATATTAACATAGAAGCGTTGGGAACCATTGCCTACGACACAAGAGAAGTTGGAACGATTTCAGCAAGAGTAAGCGGACGGATCGAAAAACTCTATGTGCGTCACCGTTACCAGAAGATAAGTAAAGGGCAACGAATCATGGATATTTACAGTCCGGAAATTTTAACTGCACAGCAGAATTTATTATTCCTGTTAAAGAACGATCCGGAAAATAAAAGCTTTATTGAAGCAGCAAAGCAAAAACTTTTACTGCTTGGCATGAGCAGTCAGCAATTACAACAGGTGATTCAAACAAAAAAATCTTCATTTACCATTTCCGTTTACAGCAATTACAGCGGACATATTCATGAATCAGCCCGCGCTTCCATGAATACTGCACCTGAAAAAATGAAAGACATTTCGCAATTAACAGAAGAACTTTCATTGAAAGAAGGTATGTACATCAACAAAGGACAATCAGTTTTCATTGTCTATAATCCAACGCAGGCATGGGCACTGCTGAATATTTTTAGCGACAACCAGGGGTTGGTTAAAAAAGGAAACAGTGTGCATGTTATACCCGAAACTGCACCGAACAAAGGCTTCAGGGCAAGCATTGATTTTATTGAACCCTTTTATCGTAAGGAAAGTAAAACCTTGACAGCAAGAGTCTACTTTAACAACAGCAGTTTAAAAATTCCGATCGGCAGCCAGGTAAGAGCAGTCATCAATGGCAATTCAAAAGATGCTTATTGGTTGCCGAAAGAAGCTGTGTTATCGCTTGGGTTAGATAAAGTGGTGTTTCATAAAGTGGATGGCGGCTTTAAAGCACACAAAGTGAATACCGGCATTTTACACGAACAACATATTCAAATCATCAGCGGATTAACTGCAACAGATTCAGTTGCGGTGAATGCGCAATATTTAATGGATAGCGAGAGCTTCATTAAAGTAAAACAACAATAA